In Thermosphaera sp., the sequence ACCAACGTGAAGTATTGGCGAGAATAGATGTGATTAATGTGGCAAAATTATCCTACGACCTGAGTGAAAGCCGTCCGCTAACTAGACATTTTCGCTCTCCACGGATTCTGGTGCTATATCAATATCTCTTCTAACGCGTTAGATGACTCGTTAGCGGATTTCCTGATACTGGGCTAGAAATATTCCTAATAGACCTATGGAGTATTACACTTTACTACTCTAAAACCTTCAAAAACCTTATGAAAAGCTAAATTAAACATCAAAAGCTGGCGGACTAGAACCAACTTCCTACATCAAAACTCATTAAAACCTCAAGAAGACTTGAATTAAAACCTTATGAAGGTAGTTCGGAAAGCTTGACCACAGGATCACTCACCAGGACCGAGAACTGCTAACGCACCACACAACTACCTCTCCGCTGTTTCACTCCTGCGGATAGTGCTATGTGTGATGGGTGTTTTATAATAATTTTTATATAACGTATGCGTCTGTGTTATTGGGTGGTTGTGTGCCTAGGAGGAGGTACGACGATGCTGTGTTGAGGGAGAAAGCTGTTGAGTTAAGGGAGAAAGGGTATACGTATAGGCAGATTGCTGAAGTTCTTGGCTGTAGTACGTATAAGGTTTGGGAGCTTCTCTCCGGGTACTCAGAGGTTAGGTCTAGGGTAAAGCAGTTTGCTGACTTGTTTGGTCGGGTCGATAGGCTCTTAGCTCAAGTTAAGGAGCTAGAGGATCGGTTGGGCAGTATTAAGAGGTTAGGCCACGGGAACTTGCAGGATGCTGT encodes:
- a CDS encoding helix-turn-helix domain-containing protein, encoding MPRRRYDDAVLREKAVELREKGYTYRQIAEVLGCSTYKVWELLSGYSEVRSRVKQFADLFGRVDRLLAQVKELEDRLGSIKRLGHGNLQDAVLELHRRVSAIEREIDTLRKFAKMRVKGKYSCVHVNEKGLCGVMRLSEEISQLSVEEVGG